Within Zonotrichia albicollis isolate bZonAlb1 chromosome 18, bZonAlb1.hap1, whole genome shotgun sequence, the genomic segment tatattttatttataaaaactTGCTCTAGGGGTACCAGCTGTGCGTGGGGAAGCAGCGGGGGATGCCCGAGGGCGCCGGGGCCGCCCGCGTGTGCCGTGCGTGTGTGTGGCAAACCTTGTGTACaacttccttctcctccttgctGTTAGTGCATCGTTGCAATGCCTGGTGTGCTTCGTGTACAGTACCATTGTGAGTTACACAGATTAAAGAAACGGGAAGGCTTTTCTCTGTCTGCTtttttggggctgggggaaTACTCCAGGAACAGACAAGTCATCAGATGTGAGCAGGTGTCAGTTTAATGGGGTTACAGCCATGAACAGAATGAGGAAACCCTCTGTGGAGATCAGTCCTGCAGGACCCATTTGTCCTTTAACCCAtttgtccttttcttttttacagtTTGCAGATTTATGGACTTCCCAGCaagggaaaaggctgctgtgtttgcttcagagcagctctgggccctgagcagcccagagccctgtgctgtggggaAGGGACACGAGTTGCatgcaggagcagagagcaAGGCAAAGCCACCCCTGCACAAAGCACACATGCACAGGTGCCAGTGCAGTGTGCCAGGTCAGTGCCCCCTTCCCGAGGAGGTGAAGCTGCAGGAAGGCTGGGAGaagccctggggcacagtggagggtggcactcagggctcagaggagctgcagcctgagcagagccacagccacTCCTTCTGAGCAGGCTCAGGGAGTGCAGGTGAGCCAGATCcagcagggaaagggccatgggcagcccctgaggggaaGAAGTGGCAGCCAGCTGTGTTTTGTGGCCCTGGTACACCCTGTCCTGGCCACAGCATCGGCTCCTGCCCCCCAAAGATCAGAGCACCCTGAGGTGCTCAGCACCCTCGAGCCTgtcccctgggtgctgctgagctcctccagcagccagaggagcaTTGGGGCAAATGGCTCAGGTGCATTGCAGCCACACTGGCCTGactgggacagggaggggagaaGCTGTTTACTGGGAGAGGAGCCACTAAAGTCACTCTCCTTCCCAGTCAGTAACTTACAGAGCAGCTGAAAGGGCCCTGGGGAACAGCTTGACACGGTGCTGTGTGCGTGCTCCAGAGGCAGAGGCTCCCCGggctggctggggcacaggacgggctccagggctgcctggggcCTGCCCTCACTGCAGCATCCCCGTCCTCACCTGGAAGGCCAGCCCATCCCCACGGGTGGCTTGCTGCAAGGGACACACAGCACTCACAGCACTCCCTGCCAGGCCTGCAgggccaccagcaccacccggggccctggcagggctgcagggctcagctcgTGCCCAGGGTGGAAACACAACccctgtgggtgcagcagctccctgcctgtgcccagctcccctACCTTGTTAATCTCCTTGTGTCTCTCCTTGCTGACGATTTCTTCCAGGACTTCCCCGTCCCCCTTAATGAGCCTGCAAGACAAACACAGGCCCAGGAGCCCTGAGGGTACTGGCCaggtcctgcagctgcagaggtgtgatctgctgtgccccagctccctccaggcAAGGCCAGCCCTGACCCATCCCTGACACTGCATTTTGGGACTTTGTTTTTGTGTCAAGCTtaaacagcacagcagctctgccattgcTCCCGTGGGATTCATGTCACCACACTGCAGCAAGGACAGGAGTGCTCCCCTGAGAGCTGAGGGCCagctggctgtgccccaggctgtGGGCACTGCCTGCTGTGTGCAGTCAGTCACACTGGCACAGCAAACACTCCTAATGAAAGCATCCCCTACAATCCACAGTGCCTCAACCCATGCAAAACCTCTTTGTTTTTTCATAGAATTCAGGTGTGGTCCTGGCTGCCCCAGGAACCTGCAAAGCCATTCAGGAACAGGAGCCAGTTTGGGCCTGAaatgcagccaggctggggaatATCTTGCTGAGCAAATTCCAAGCAGCGTTGGAGGCGGCTCACACCTCCAGACATGAGCAGGAATTTAATTGTCTTCATTACGTGCCTTACAGGGAACCGACCTTTGTTCCACacctccctgagccctgcaggctgcctgctATTTTAAGACTGGACTTGTCATACCCAATTCTCCTCAGCATGACGTTTTCTGCTTGCTGAGAAGATGCAGTTTATTAAAAACTGGGTCATTTCTATTTGGCAGCTAAATGAATTTGGGTTTGATCGCTGTCTGTAACCCCACAGGGCACATGCTCCTCACTCCCACCTGGGTGTTACCAGGGCCCAGGGCTTTGGAGCTGAAAGGTGAGTGGATGCAGCAATGGGATACTGGGACACAGCCCAGAGTGCCTTGTGTGCACCCAGTTCAATGCtttggtgtcactgtgtcactttCTGGGTACGTCACACCAGGCCTGATGAggagggagctgtgaggggtTGGCTCAGGCTGAAGGGGTTCAGGTGTGGTGCTGCAGTGCCATGGACAGgcatcccccagcccacccagcCTGCATGGGAATCTCCCATCTCCCTGTTCCCAGGGCCATACCTGGTTCTCCCTGTCTCGGGATCCAGCACTCTCCTGATGATGCTCTGCCTGgcatcccactcctcctttgTCATTGGCTTCATGGCCTGGATCCGGGACTTCTGCTCGTCTGTCAGAGCTGGGTGCAGGGCTCAGTCAGAGCTGTGCTCCAGGAGGGGgcacagcaccagggctgcagcccatGGACAACATTCCACACCCCATTCCCAGGGTGTGGTGACAAACCTCCCAAAACAGGGACACTTCACATCCCTTTGGAGCAGCTTTGCCAGGATTTACTGCTGACTGTGTCCTTCCATTTGGCCTCTCTGTTCCCCACTCCCATCTATAAACCACATTCTGACACTTTACAAACCAATCTCTGTGTGGCTCAAAGGTGGGCACTGTACAAGGAGGGAAGGGAGCCTGGGGCTCCTCCCTGCACCCGGCCCTGCCTCCCTCAGACCCTGCACATGGAAagggcccagcacaggctccCCCAGGAGGGAAAGAGCTTCGTTACCTGGCCCAGAGTCCACCACTGACTCCTTCTGCCACTGCTCCAGTGAGGGGCCAGGCACCTCTTCTGTCTTGGCTTTCTCCTCCTTGGCCTTCTCCTTTGCCTTCttctttgatttcttctttatttttttcttcttcttcttcctcttctttttgtctttctgtttCACTCGCTTTTTTTTGCTGTCTTGACTCTTCTTTGCTTTGGAGTCGCTGTCACTGGAGTCATCagaagaggagctggaggaagaggaagatgaggaagagCTGGTGGACGAAGACGTCCCAGAGGGAGAGGTACTGGCCTTCCTCTTCTTTttgtcctttccttccttcttcttttctgCAATTCACAACAAGAGGgtgagaggagcagccctgcccctgcagagcagagatgTTGTTCTTTATCCCCCTCCCAGCCTGGACCTCCCCTCTGTGCCCACGTTAACCCAGGGTGCTCTGTGGTACCAGGGCAGCTCAAGGgggggctgagggctctgcacTTGTCAGAACGAGACCAAAGTGGGCACAAAGTGCAGGACAAAGTGACAGACACCAACTGAAACCAGGGACCCTCTTCTCCCCCTGGGCCctctctgtgcccctgccccagggacaTGTGGTGAAAGCAAAGGCTCAGGGGCCTTCCcaccttccctggctgctgccaggctggagctgtgtccatGAGAGCCAGAGATCCTCTTCCTcgatggagagctgctgccctgctgcgaGTCCTTGctgctcttcctccttttcttctccttcctctcctgcctGCTCCGGGAGCTGCTTCTGCTCCGGCTCCGCGAGCGCTTCCGCGAGCGCCCGTGGGCcatggcagctcctggggaaaggggaaaggaggggtCACATCAGAGCCATGGGGGCACCAACCCTGCCAGCAGCCCCAAATCCTTCACTGCACTCTGAGCCAGCAGCCAGgcaaacctgctccaggtgaacTCCTCCCTGCTCACACCCTGCTGATCCCCCATCACAGCCTCGGGAATCCCACCAGCTCCCAACAcggagcctgggcagggagctggcacagggacagccctcagctgcctcacaccagtgtccccaggcaggtTTCCCACCAGGAAATCCTTCAGCCCTTccagcagcttttccctgtgctcctgctgtttgTCCCTGGAGGACTGGGCTGACCCCGCTGGGGCGGGCacggagcagggctgtgcctgtggtCACCCCGTGGTCACTCCATGGTCACTCCGTGGTCACCCCGTGGTCACCCTGTGGcaccaggagccagcaggagaAGCTGCACCACAGATGGACACAGGCAAGGGCTGATGGACATTGCAGCCACAGTCAGCAGAACAAAATGTCCTCCTGAGTCAGTCCCCTGTTACTTAAAATGCTGTGAGCAGGCACAAGCCAAGGGGAAGGATGAATTTTTAATATTCCAATTTACTCTTAGAAAACAGATGATGCACTGAGCTGCTCCCCCTGTCCATCAGCCCCAGGGATGCCAGCGGCCCCAGGCCAGTGTGATCCATGCTctcattaatttaaaaacaaactggcaccgtgggcagagcaggagctgggaacgCTTTCTCACAGCCACCTTCCAACCAGCACATTTAATGAATTGTTTGTTTACCACCTCAACATTCCCAGGCAGCAATTTGGATTTGCTCCCGAGCAAATCAGACCTTTGATTGATTTCCATATGGAAATTTcaatcagggaaaaaatgcagaacCAATGAGAGCCATTAGGGGCACGCAGGGAAGGATGAGAGGATGAGAGTCCTTCATGCACACACAGCCAGAGGCTGCCCCTTGCACGGGGCCTTGATGGGGCAGCGTTTGGGACTTGATCTTTCCATtctggctgtggcagcaggaaaaaCCCACTGTTATACAtccacagcagcaggatcaATTGCAGCAGGAAAACACCCAGTGTTATACATCCACAGCAGGAGGATCCCGGAGCTGGAGCTGCGCTCAGACAGCAGCATCCCAAACCCgctccagcagcatcccaggccggctgagccccaggctgggctctcacCTCCACCCTGACACCGGGCGGGGCCCACAGCGACTGCTCCGGCccgcccagccctgcccaggcccgGCCCTGAACGGCTggaggggctgttcctgccctCACCCCAGCACGGGGAGCCTGCGGCACGCTAGGTGCGCTGGCCCTTTAAGAACCCGTGCAAGGTGCGCTGTCCCTTTAAGAGTTCAGCACAGGGTGCGCTGGCCCTTTAAGAACTCAGTACGAGGTGCGCTGGCCCTTTAAGAGCTCAGCACGATGTGCTCTGGCCCTTTACGAACCCGTGCAAAGTGCTCTGGCCCTTTAAGAGCTCAGCACAAGGTGCGCTGGCCCTTTAAGAACCCGTGCAAGGTGCGCTGGCCCTTTAAGAGTTCGGCGCGCGCGGCTCCAGGCGCGGCCCCTTTAAGTGCGCAGCTCTTTATCagcccccccggccccggggccgCTGCAGCGCTCGGGTCTGTTTCTCCCCCGGCCCGCCCTTCTCCGGTGTCCTCAGCCGGCCCGACCCGGCCGCAAGTAACTAAACTGCGCAGGTAAGAGGAGCGGGAGGGAGCGGGGACTCACCGGGCCCGGTCCCGCCGCCCCGAGCGGGGCtcccgccgccggggccgcgctggCCGCCTCCCGCCTCTGGTCCGCCgcgcgcggggccgggcggcaGCCGGGCCGCGCTCTTTGGTTCCGGGGGCCGCCTCGCCCCGGCCGCAGCTCAGTTTTTGGGGAGGATTCGAGCAGATTTGAGCGCTCGCGTTCCAGGTGAACTAGGTAAAGGCTTCGAGACTGCTTTTCTTGCTAGCAACTCCTCGTTTAGATACAACGGCCGGTTTCCTTCCCCGTTGTAATTTTAATGAGCTTTGCTAATGAGCAGCTCATCAGCGCCCTGCGCTGAAATCCAGCGGGGCCGCTGGGAGAGCTCAGGGAGCGCCTTCAGTGCGAGCTGCTCCCGGTTCAGCGCTCCGCAATCACCGACGGGACTGCCCCCGTGCTGTGACTGCTGCACTGAACACATCCATGGAAAAGCCCTCAAATTCAGCAGCATCTATCGAATATCGAGTTAATATTCTATACAGAAATCAGACGATATTTGGCTTTTTCGTTTGTTTAGTAGATGGAAGAGTCACGAGCTTTCAGGCAgctggaaggaaggaggggaaaGCCTCAACCCTTCCAATCCATCAGGTCCTGGGGGACCTTGGTGCCAAattcagcagccccaggccttgtctgctgctgcacccagctTGGCAgagttattttatattttctctgGCTCAAGCAAAGCGAGTTAAATGTAAATCTCATCCTCCTCTGGGAagttctgctgtgctgcaggtggctcccagagctctgcctctgcttaaCAAGGTTCACCAAACCTTTGAAAGGGAAGTTTGTGCTCCCAAGGAAGCCTCGGGAGATCCCTCAGCCCCCCTGGGGGACAGTGCTACTCCTGGGCGTTGTTCTGAGCCTGGGTTACACAAACACCCAGTGATGGCAATTTCCAGCAGCTCACTGTGAACCACCTGGGTCTCATTCCTGAGCAGATCCTCCCTGCCCGCTCAgcagcagaggacaggagccctAAGAACAGCCCAGAATTGGTTTATTGGCCCATTCTGCCCCATCTGGTCAGGCCTCCTGAAAAGCCCAGAATTGGTTTATTGACCCATTCTGCCCCTTTTCCAGCGGGCCCTGGGgtgctgctgttggcagagaGGCCAAGGAGCTTTGGCTGCTTTCCTGGAGCACTTGGAGATATTGagagagctcctgcagggaatCAGAGCTGGGGTTTCTGTGCCTTGCAGagtcccccagccccagcccgatCCCTCAGGAGCCGAGTTCCAGCTGGaatcctggcagggctgctccttgTGCAGCCTgggagctcagggaggagctttgggcagctcgGCGTGGGGAATCCCTCCCCTAGCCCAGGGCACACACACTGACGGTCTCGGGCTGCTCCTCCCCCTGCGGGGGCTCGGTGAAGCCGTCCCCGAAGCCCTCGGCCGGCACCAGCTCGGGTTTCCTGCGGCACATGGGGCACAGGCGGTTGCGCACGGCCGATGCTCTCATCCACACGATGAGGTTCCAGCGCTCCCCCGAGGCGATGGGCAGCGCCCCGTGGATCTGCCCCCCTCGGTGCAGCAGCCCCCGGCCCCACACGTGCTCCACCTCGATGTACCGGGGCACCGGGCTGGGGTCCTGCAAAGGCAGGGGGATTTGTGTCACACCAGCAAAGCCCTCAATGGTTGAAATTTGTCACCTCTTACCCACAGCACCCAGGCAGCACCACGGAGAGGGCAAAGCCTCATTCCCAGAGCCAAGTTCAGAGGGAATTTAGAGAGATTcgagcaaaaaaacccccactttTCTCTGCTGTGTGAGAGCTTCTACCCCTCTCTTGCCCTAAAAACAGGTGCTAGAGATGTAGGTTGAATCACATCTGAAATAAATCTCTCCCTGCTCAGTTTCAGACTGTTTGTCTCCAGTTTTTACTGTGAAGATGTATCAGCCCTCTCTTTAAAATACTGAATATTGGTATTGGATGTTGGAATATTGCAGCAAAAGAGGCTCCTGTATAGCCAAGCCATGGGGAAGGGACAGAGCAGGTGAGACTGTCAGAAGTGAAGAATTGTTTTGTAGGACACAGTGGATGCCTGGCAGCTGAGGGACGAGGAGGGAGAGGTGGGTGGGACGTGCTCAGTACCTCGTTGAACTCCCCAAAGTACAAATTTCCTTCTGTGAAttcttttcccagggaaacGTTCAAGGTGACCTCGGCGTTGTCGTAGTGGGAGCTGAGGTCCAGGTCCTGGTGCAGGGCGTACTTGACGGCGAAGGCTCTGTGGCTGTCCAGGCAGGCGCCGCCCAGCTCCGGGTACAGCAGCGCCGTCAGCGGccgcagccgctcccgcagcggCGTCAGGAGCCGCTCGTCCATGCCCAGCTCGCTGAGCAGAACCTGCGCCAGCACAGCGGggggagcagctcagctcagctcagcagctcctcagagctctgccctcctcctgccccagccccagggctttggggccaagggaaaaggaaggaggatCAAGGtggacagggatgggggaacACAGAGTAATAAGATGAAAAGGTGAGTGTTGTTTAAAAACTCTCCTTGATTgaaatttggaggaaaaagaAGCACAGGGGATGAGTCCTACCCCGTAGTTGTTCATGGTGTTGGGCCTGCCCTTAGGCATGTCTGAGTGCTCAAAGTTCTCCAGCTcatccagcagggcctggcagaACTGCTCTGTGAACACTGGGAGCCGATAGATCCTCTTGTCTgtcagggacagagggacagagatgctGGGGACGTTCCcagtgctcctgctggcagggacagcacagcacccacaggctccccctgtgctgggaccaTTCCCTGGGTCAGCCCTGGGGTATTTGTTGTTTTTCATGCTGGTCCCTCATTTCCAGAGCAGAAGGTTCTGTCTGGACCTGGTGCCCTGGATAAATGCaggagctctgcacacagacattgctgtcCTTTGCCTTGAGGGaaggaggcagctctgcctctcccccTGTGCATCTTGGCAGCTTTTCTGGCAGGCAGGGAGCTTCACTGCTGCCTCCAGGGAAGCTGGAAACCCAGTTCTCCTTTTCAAAGACTGAAATCCAGGCTGAAGCTGTTTCAGCCCGGACTAACCCACAGGGACTGTTGGCAATGGGAAAGCACCCAGGGAGGAAAGCcaagctcccagtgctccctcagcagctcctggtgaggTGTGGAACAAGCagaaccccagccctgctgcagctggagcccctggtgAGACATCAGCAGGATGGAAAGCAGCAAACAGGCTCagatccagagctgctgcctctgcagagccccTCCTGAGGCAGGAGGAACATCCTGTGAGCctcagctgtgccacagcagagctgctccacacagggagcagctctcaCCACGGAGCTCTGTGATCAGAGGTTGTTTTCTTTACCTGAGAAGGACTCGAGGTAGCTCAGGAGGCCCTGGAGATCAGCACCTGGGGATGTGCAGAACCTCTCGATTTCCAGAAACTCTGGGGCCAGGAAGGAGTCCTGGTGTCAAGGGAAGGATGggaaaatcacacagaaacacgATCAGAGGGAAATGGCTCCCAGGGAAGTGCccagtccctggggagcagggctgagcacacctgggtggttccacagcaggaaatgcagaatTGGCTCTGCTGCTTTacctgctggggcagggcagctgctgcttgctttGGTTCGTGGCTTTTTTAGGAGTAACTGGCCAGATTTATCACAGACATGACAGGAAAGAGCCTTTTCTGGCTGGAACACCAGGAACCTTGCCTAGAGAGCACACTGTGctgtttttaaagttttaaatctAGTTTTCATATGCTACACCTGTGTTTTAATTCAGTGTAGCTTTAGTAGTGTGCAATCCTGAGGAGAGGGGGAAACAAGCTGCAAAAATAAAACTCTCAGGTGATTTTTTCCTGCGTGCAAAAGGGATTCCAAACCTCGTGTGTACCTGCAGCGTGTACACCTCTGGGTGTTTTGGTTTGTAGCACTTGGAGATGATGGCTCTGCGTTCCACTGACTGCTGGGGTAGCTGTTTCCTCCTCTGCACTTCTGCCTCAATCTGCAAGTGAACAACAGAGCACACTGTCAGAaatcagcagggctgagggaaaCAGCTCCAGGAATCTGCTCCTTGTTTCAATCCAgttatttgtgtttgggggcaccGCTGGGACACAAAGTGTTTGGCTTAAAAAGTGACTGAGGACTTTCCTGTGGAAGTGTCAAGTGGAGCTGTGAGCTCTCAGCCCTTTCAGGCATTCTGACACCTCCAGAATCTGGTTTTTGTTCTGACAATAGAGGCATTGTCCAAAATAAGGACATTTGCTGGGAGTGAGACAAGTGCTGTCATGAAGGGATTACTGCTAAGTGTGGTGCAGACAGGCTGAGCTGCCCTTCCAGAGCAAACAGCTGATCCAGGCAGCTCCTCCCATTGTTCACTTCCCCCTCACAGATTCATTTGCAGCAGTTCTCACCgaggagagagagagcagccattccctgagaccaggcagctcctgtgctcATTCCCTTTCCCTCAGTCCCTGAAGGTCTTGGGAACCAAGcagaaaaatcagatttctcTGTGCCCTCCTCCCGCCAGGGACAGCCACTGTCATCTGCTTCCTGCCAGCACTGAGTGACTCCTATTGGTTTGTGTAATTTCTAAGTCTCCTTTATGATGTTTATATTGATACATAAACTTTGTATGAAGGTCTGAGCAGATCTGCAGAGAGCCCAGGTGATTAAAAAGTGCTTAAGACCCAGGTGATAATAAATTACAGCCAAAGATAGGATCTTGTTTTATAAATTCTGGATCACATTGCTTGTTGTGCTCCATTGATTCTGCCTGAGGAAATCCTGTGCTGTTCTACTCATAAATTCTCTGCTGTATGAATCATAATTATCCAGTTAATAAAGCTTTAATTACAGTATGATTTACAGCCACCATCATTCTGCCAAGAATTCCTAAAAGAACTTGTCTGTCCCCCTGGTGTCAGGTGACATTGGAGCTGGTGAGGGACTGATCCCTGTCCCTGGCCTGGAAAGAAGCAGAAATTCCATGATAAAGGGTGAATTTCTGCAGGAACCCATCTTGGGGCTGCCTTTAAAAACGATTAGCACAGAAAGGGACGAGGAAAGACAAATGAGGGCACTGGGAGGCAGCGGAGTAAATCCAGGAGGGAGCGGCTGGGATGTGTTGACTGACAGGATTTAATCGCAGGGTGGCGGCTGAATAAACTCCGCGCTGACGGCGCCCGCGGGGAATTCTTCCCTGGGGACTCCGCCCGGCCCCGGGCTGGATCGGGACGCGGTGCGGGAGCCGaggggctccagcagggcccgAACTCCCGAGGGGACCGAGCCCCGGTGTGGGGAACCCCCGGGGATAAGGGGCTCCCTGAGGGGGCCGGGGATGAGGGGGATTCCTGAGAGATCCGGggctccccatcccctccccggccccgggagctgccccagcccgaccCAGGAGGGACCGGGAATGGGCAGAGGGacggagcagctctgctggcagcaaaggctggcagggctggggtgctcacctgggcaggaggagctttGGGGTGAGCTCAGGGTGGCCCGGCAGGGGCCGACAAAAAACGATGGAGATGATTTCCAAGggctggagtgacaggacacagggaatggcttcacactgacaggGGACAGCGATTTTAgggagaaattcctccctgtgagggaggtgaggccctggcaccgggtgcccagagcagctgtggctgtcccatccccaAGGCTAGGCTGGATCAGCCTTGGGacagtgggaagtgtccctgccatggccaggatgAGTTTCAATGTCCCTCCGCACCCAGCCCATCCCGGTGCCCCGACCCTCGGTGGCCGTGAGGGGCTCCCGCCGCTcacctccctcagcacctcccgGAACTGCTCCTCGCTCCGGCAGCCGCGCTCCCGCAGCGCCTGCAACACACGGGCCCGTCACcgccgcggccgccggcccggcccgctgcccccggcccgcccggccccCGCGCTACCCGGCCGTGgtcccggcggagctgcggctCGTCCCGGTACCGCACGTGGAGCCCGAACCGCCCCACGAAGATGTTGTCGGTGAAGAAGCAGGCGCATCCGCGGAACGGCCGGCCCGCGGACATGTTTCCTGCCGGAGAACGGGTCTCGGTCCTGCCCTCAAAGGGCTCCGCTTCCGTCCGCGGGAGGGCGCATCGGTAAATTCCCAACCGCGGCGAAAACGGAAAGCGGCGGAATCGCCCGTTCTCCCCGATTTTACGCTCGTTGTTTTTGTCATCTCCCTGACGCCACCGCGGCCCGGTCCCGCAGCGCGGCCGCTGCCCCGCAGCcctcggggccgggccgggcccgctcGGAGCGGCAGCGGCCGCCGAAGGTTCTTTGCAGACGCTCCCTGAGCTGCCCCGGCGGGGGCGCGCGCGGGTGGCGGGGGCGCGCTCCGGGGGCGCGCGCGGCGGGCtgagcgcggccccggcccggtccggcccggcccggccatGGACGCGGCGCTGCCCGAGGCCGAGCGGGAGGTGGTGGTGGCGGCCGAGCCCTGCGGCCACGGCAGCAAGTTCGAGGACATCTACCggctgctggctgagggctgCTTCCCGCCCAGCTTCTGCTCCATCAAGAGGAAGAACCTCAAGCGCTACGCCCAGAAGTTCGTCGTGGACGGTGGGGAccgggggcggcgcggggctcTCGGGCTGCCCCGGGGGGAAGCGGGCGGTGCCGGCCCGGCACAccgtggggatggatggatgtgccGGAGGCTCGGCGTGGAGAGGGGATGGGGTTTCTGGGCAGCGCCATCGCGGCCGCCGCTCCTCGGGCCCGGCACCGCCTCACGGGCACCGAGCGGGCTCGCGTCAGCACCGGCGCTCCACGGCCGCCCCGTGGGGACCGCGGTTCCTTTGTGGTAGCGGAGGATTTCACACAGTCCTGGGTGCAGAAAAGCTCCGTGCGTGGGGGTGTTTCCAGTTTCCAGGGGCAGCCGGAGctgcccaggcagagcagcccccgAGCCGTGTCCCAGCTGGGTTCCCCACTGTGCAAAATGAGCCTTTTCTGGCGGCTGTGCGAGGGCGGTGTTGCAGCCAAACCTCTGGCACCCGCAGGCGGCTGCCTCTACTACGTGGGACCCAAGAAGGAGGAGAAGCGCGAGGTGATCGT encodes:
- the ARL6IP4 gene encoding ADP-ribosylation factor-like protein 6-interacting protein 4, which produces MAHGRSRKRSRSRSRSSSRSRQERKEKKRRKSSKDSQQGSSSPSRKRISGSHGHSSSLAAAREEKKKEGKDKKKRKASTSPSGTSSSTSSSSSSSSSSSSSDDSSDSDSKAKKSQDSKKKRVKQKDKKKRKKKKKKIKKKSKKKAKEKAKEEKAKTEEVPGPSLEQWQKESVVDSGPALTDEQKSRIQAMKPMTKEEWDARQSIIRRVLDPETGRTRLIKGDGEVLEEIVSKERHKEINKQATRGDGLAFQVRTGMLQ
- the OGFOD2 gene encoding 2-oxoglutarate and iron-dependent oxygenase domain-containing protein 2, with translation MSAGRPFRGCACFFTDNIFVGRFGLHVRYRDEPQLRRDHGRALRERGCRSEEQFREVLREIEAEVQRRKQLPQQSVERRAIISKCYKPKHPEVYTLQDSFLAPEFLEIERFCTSPGADLQGLLSYLESFSDKRIYRLPVFTEQFCQALLDELENFEHSDMPKGRPNTMNNYGVLLSELGMDERLLTPLRERLRPLTALLYPELGGACLDSHRAFAVKYALHQDLDLSSHYDNAEVTLNVSLGKEFTEGNLYFGEFNEDPSPVPRYIEVEHVWGRGLLHRGGQIHGALPIASGERWNLIVWMRASAVRNRLCPMCRRKPELVPAEGFGDGFTEPPQGEEQPETVSVCALG